Genomic segment of Ruegeria sp. TM1040:
CTCGAAGTGGATTTTGAGGTCAAACTGTTCGAGCGCACCAATCGCGGCGTGGTCCCCACGGTCTTTGGAGACTCGCTGATCCGACATGGCAAACTGATATTCGCGCAGGTGTCCAACGCCGCACAGGAGCTCGATGATCTCAATGAAGGCAACAGTGGCCGAGTCGTGGTGGGTACGCTCTTGGCCGCATCGCCTTCGCTCTTGCCGATGGCGGTCGAGCGTGTGCTACAGGACCGTCCAAAGGTCGCGATCAAGATCGTCGAAGGCACACATGAGGTGCTGATGCCCGGTCTTCTGTCGGGGGAAATCGACATGGTCGTCGGGCGCCTGCCCAGCCATCGCCACCGCGAGAATATCACGCAGGAAAAGTTCTTTGATGAGAGGATCTTGGCAGTCGCCGGCCCGCAACACCCCCTTGCCTGTGAAAGCAACCTGACATTCGACGATATCCGGCCTCATGGCTGGATTCTTCCCCCCATCGAGACCACGCTCCGGCGGCAGACCGATCAGTTTTTTATCCGTCAGGATCAGTACATGCCGCAAACCGCGATCGAGTCAGTATCGTATCTGGCCAATCGCGCGCTTCTGCGCAGCCATGATTTCATCGGCTTGATGCCCGCACATGTTGCGGCCCTCGACATTGAAAACGGGCTCCTGAAGCCGCTGGATTGGGTGGTGCCCTTCGGGGCTGGTCCGGTGGGCGTCTCGTTTCGCGGCCAGCAGAGCCTCTCGCCGGCGGGAGGTGCGCTCTTGGCGGCGCTTCATGCGGCGGCGGCAGAGATTGCGCGTCTCACCCCCGCGTCCTGATATCGCTGATTGTGATACCTGTATTTGTTCAATTCGGTTGAGGTGATGCCACGCGCGCGAAAGAGTTGCCCTATCGCGACTGACACCAATGAGGCCGAAATGCGCAACTATCCCGATCTCAAACTCTTTATCGGCGGCACATGGCGCGACACGCCTGAGACCCTCTCGGTTGTGAACCCGGCCACGGAAGAAGAGCTGGGCCGCCTGCCCTGCGCGCGGATTTCGGATCTTGAGGACGCGCTGGCAGCGGCTCAAAAAGGGCTCGAGATCTGGCGTAACACCCCGCCGCGCAGCCGGGCGGATCTGATATTGCGCGCTGCGCGCCTTCTGCGGGATCGGCAAGAAGAGATCGCGCAGTCCATTACCGCCGAACATGGCAAACCACTGGCCCAGGCTCGGTTGGAAGTCATTCGCGGCGCAGAGTTTTTCGAGTGGGACGCGGCAGAGGCCATGCGCACTTACGGACGCGTGATCCCCTCGGCGGCGGGTACAAAAATCTCCGTGCATCACCACCCCATTGGCGTTGTCGCAGCCTTTTCACCATGGAACTTCCCCATGAGCCAGCCTGCACGCAAGATCGCGGGTGCCCTTGCGTCGGGCTGCTCCCTGATCCTCAAGGCAGCAGAGGAAACCCCCGCCGGGGCGATCCATATTGTCCGCGCGTTTCAGGACGCGGGCCTGCCCGATGGTGTGCTCAATCTGGTATTTGGCCGCCCGGCGGAGATTTCGGCTTATCTCATCCCGCAGCCCTGCGTGCGGCTTGTGGCCCTCACCGGATCCACCGCAGTGGGCCGCCAGTTGACAGCTCTTGCCGCCCAGAGCGACACCCGCGTCCTGATGGAGCTTGGCGGGCACGCACCGGTGATCGTCTGCGAGGACACCGATGTGCAAAAGGCAGCCCTGAGCGGCGCCATCCGCAAGATGCGCAACGCGGGACAGGTCTGCACATCGCCAACACGGTTCTTTGTGCATCAAGACATCTTTGATGAATTCGCGACCACCTTCACCCAACGGGCGGCGGCAACTCGTGTGGGCAACGGGATGCACGACGGGATAGAAATGGGACCAACTGCCAACGCCCGTCGCATTCCGGTTCTGACGGATCTGGTTAATGACGCCCTCGCCCAAGGCGCAACGCTCTGCACCGGCGGCACGCGCGTGGGGGAAAGGGGATATTTCTTTGCCCCCACGGTGCTGACACACGTGCCAGACAGCGCGCGCATCATGCGCGAAGAGCCCTTTGGTCCCATCGCGGTGCTCAACACGGTGCGCAACCTCGACGAAGCCATCGCGCAGGCAAACGCTGTGGATTACGGGTTGGCAGGGTATGCTTTTACAAATCGTGCGGACTATATCGCGCGCATGATTGACGAGGTCGAAGTGGGCAATTTCTCCATCAATACGCTTGAGGCCTCCTTGCCGGAGACCCCGTTTGGCGGAGTGAAATCCAGTGGTTACGGGCGTGAAGGCGGCACCGAAGGGCTTGAGAGCTATCTCACCACGCGCAACGTCTGGCAAAGTTCTGACATCACCTGAGGCGCTCTAGGGCTCAGACGGGTCCACGTCTGCATTCTCTGCCGCCCAGGTGGTTGCATCCTCAACCGCCACAATGGTCGCTGAAGGCACGAGGTTGACATAGGCGTCGGTCTCAGAGACCGGCGTCGCCTCACTCTGCGACATCCGGTAGAGCGCATAGAGCGTGATCATCAGGAAGGCAGCGCCAAGCACCATCCAGAATGCAAAGGGACCTGTGGCGTTCATCGCCAGACCAACCGCAATCGGCCCGATGATCGCACCAAGCCCAAACGTAAAGACCAGCCCGCCCGAGATCGCGGGCATATCCTCGGCGGCGACATTGTCATTGGTATAGGCCAGCAAGAGCGCATAGAGCGGCGTTGTCATGCCCCCTGCGAGAAAGGCCGCCGCCATAATGGGAACAAGCGGGTCAACCCCGAGCCAGGCAGGCGGGCTCTGCGCCAACCAGCCAAGTCCACAGGCGGCGGCCCCAAGCGCCGCGGTGCCACAGATGACCTTGCGCCGATCCAGCCGGTCCGACAGCCAGCCAATCGGCACCTGCATGAACAAGGCACCACCAAACAGCATCGCGACGAACAGCGCGATCTGATTGGCGCTCAGGCCGATCTCGCTGCCAAACACCGCGCCCATGCCGGACTGGCTGGCATAGATACTGCCCAGCACAAAAATACCTGCGGTCCCAAGCGGCGAGGCTGCAAAAAGATCCTTCAAACCACCGGGTTTGGTCACTTCGACGAGGGGGGCGGGCTGGATCGACAGCAAAATCGGCGCAAAGGAAATGGACACCAGGATCGACGCGCCAATAAACAGCGCAGCATTGGCAGCATCCCCAAGCGTCAGCAAACCCTGCGCGCCGATGATGCCTAGTGTCTGCGCCAGCATGTAGGCCGAGAGCATCTTGCCCCGGTTCTCATTGCTGGTGGAATTGTTGAGCCAGCTTTCGGCAACCACATAAATCCCAGACATGCAAAAACCGATCAAGATCCGCAGGAGCGTCCATGTCCAGGGCTCGACCCATAGCGTAAAGGCAATGAGCGCCGCCGAGATAAAGCTGCCGAGCGCTGCAAACACCCGCACATGACCCACGCGCTGGATCAGGAGCGGTGTAAAGCGCGCGCCTGATAAAAAGCCGAGGAAATAGCCAGAGGTCACGATGGAGAGCTCGGCCGAGGAGAACCCCTCGACCCCGCCACGCAGCCCCATCAAGGTAAAATGCATCCCGTTGCCCAGCATGATGAGCACGACTCCGGCCAGGAGCGCCCAAACGGAGGCCAGCATGTTGATCATCACAGCGTTCCTTTTATGGCGTCACAGATCCTCCCAGATAGCCATCAAACGCGCGCAGTTTCAAAATCTGCACGTCTGTGGGGGCTGGATCGGCTCTCATGTGCCACTCTTCTGTGCAACGGCCACCTCGTGTGAGTGGCGCCGTGGCAACTGGAACGCGTCCGGCTCGGGAGAGCCAAGGTGATCAATCTGCACGCCATCAGTTTACTCATCGCAAGTCACGCCCTGCCGCATCGTGGGACTGCTGAACGCGTAAAGTCGAACCTGTGTGGGCACGCGACGCATGCAAATGGCCGCACAGATTGGAAATGACGCTTTCACTTGCCGGTATCAGACGACAGTCCGAACACCTAGTGCCGCCCAGGGCGCGCAACGCCTTAGGTGGTGCAGCGCCGGCTGCATCGCATCAATTGATCTGCTGCAAGGGGTCTTGAGACCTACGCCATCTAAACACGGAACGGACGCCCTGAGCCCATTCCCACCAGGAAAGGCGCCAGTGCTCCGGCGTCACGTTCGCAACGAAGTTACGTTCAGAACAAGAAGTTGTCGCTGTCGTCCATCAACTCGACCGTGGTGTCTTGGACAATCACGGTTACGTTGCCGAAATAGACCGCCACATCGTCGCCGATTTGCTCAAAATCAACGCCACGCATACCGCGCGCGCCTTTGAGGACCTCGATGTGATCGACGCCAACTTCGAAGTCTGTAATCACATTGGTGTGGTCATTGGCCCGAAACTTGAACACATCTGCGCCCGCGCCGCCGGTCAGAACGTCATCGCCGGTTCCACCGCGCAGGACATCATCATCCGCACCGCCAGAGAGCGTGTCATTGCCAGTGCCACCGACCAGCTTGTCGCGTCCCGCGTTCCCGGACAGAACGTCGTTTCCAACACCACCGTTTAGCTTGTCGCGACCGCCGCCGCCCGTCAGGACGTCGTCTCCGTCATGGCCATTGATCTGGTCTCTGCCCGCGTTGCCGTTGATCGTGTCATTCCCTGCCCCGGCAGACACCGTGTCGTTGCCACGACCGCCGTTGATCACGTCATCACCGAAGCCAAGGGTGATAACGTCATCGCCGGCTTGAAAATTCATACGAAGACCAGAGCCGAGATTAGACGTGATCTCATCGGCGCCTTCGAACACCATGTTCAGGCGCTCTCTGCCATTGGCTGCAAAAAAATCCTCGTAGGAGAGCGCCATGTCCGAGATCGACACCAGCGTGTCGGCCCCGTCATAGAGCGCCAGAGCATAAATGACCCAGCTCCCTTCGTCCTCGGAAGAGAACGACCCGTCAAGAACAAGGCGCGTTCCGTTCTCGGCCTCCAACTCGATCCGGCTATCGCCCATTTCAGATGACACGGGCGCCTCAAAGGGACGCAACTGCAAGAGCTGCCGAAGAGACGCGCTGGTGTGGAGGCTTTGAAGGTACGCATTGGCCATGTGTTGGAGTCCTTTGCCGGAAAGCAGGGAATTTATTAAACTCCATACTTTTTTGCGCAAACCTGAGCAAATGATTGACTTGCTTTTTAGATATTCAGGGTTTGTTTACCCATATTTCGAGGACAATCCGGCTCCACCTCCGGAATTGGATTGATATTCGAAAAGATGTCGTCGGGCCCTTACGGCATGCTGCCTCTCAGGACGGCGCTGCCGAGCCTCTGATACAGCGCAGGATCCGCCTCGTTTTACGTCGACAACCCCGATGCTGCATCAGATGTCGTCGACGTTCGATGCTGCCATATAGCCAGCGCATAGAGCTCATAAGAGGCTCAAGATGCAATTTGTGGGCTGTTCGTCAGTTGGTACGGGCGGCGGGACTCGAACCCGCACGGCTAAAGCCTGGGGATTTTAAGTAGGCAGGTTTCCTTTAAAGATCAGAGCACTGGTGTCACAAGAAGACAACCCTGGCCCTCAGTGTTTGCGGGCCAGGTACCCGCGCCCCCCATCCAACGGGGATGCCTATGAGAAAGGAAGAAGCGGCGAGAAGGCCGCCCGAAGGAATGCCGCCGAATAGCTCTGGCAGCTGCATAGTTTCCGCCTCAGTGACCAGATGACCGCACAATCAAAGTACCTAGGTTCATCCCGCCCCATCTTTGTGAGCCTCGCCCACCCCTTTACCACTCCAATTGGATTCATCTGCCCAACCAAGCACTGCATTCACTGGACGGCCTCGCCGCCCGTAGGATCGGCAGACCTTACACCGAGCGCGGCGAAATATGGCGTGGTGATCTGCGTGAAGGTCAGTCTCGACCTTTCCGACACGGCCACACTCACACCAAATGTGAAGAACAATAGGCATGGATTACGCTCTCCGCGAGAGAGAACGTATGTAGAACATAAAAGCCGCAAGATCAACGCCTCCAAATAGCACGAGCACTGAGTTTGACTCAGTCTTTACTCCCTTGGGAGGTCGGCGGGGAGCTCCAGATACTCAGAAAACATCTGCTCGAGCGAGGCAGGAGCACCCTTTCCAGACAACCAATCTTCGATTTCGGCTTGTTCAACCATGCACCTCTGTACTATTTCCTCGTCGATCCCGGCATTGCGCGTGCGCCGCGTTTCCAATTGATGGTGTCGCATAGCTTTGTTGACACAATCAGAAAGGAACGCCTTGACTTTCTCACCAAAAATGAAGGTTCCGGTAGCGGATGACTTGTGAAGCGCGCCTATACTTTCCATTTGTGGAACACGGTGCTCAAACGCCGAATAGAAAAAACGTTGAACTTCAAAATAGACCTCAAGCCTCTTTTCAAAAAGAGAAAATTGGTAGTTCGCTCTGGCTACGGCTCTATCGTGCTTTTGTTGCTCTTTATGAAGCCTAAACATCGCAACCGTAAATACAGCAATTACTACGGTTGCAATGGCCGTGGCGACATCCGTTGCGCCTAGCTTCTTCAACCATGAAAACTCAAAAAAGTGATTTTCACTCTGATCTGAAACTGGGCGCAGCACGCAGGAAACAACATCAGAGATACGCGTAAAAAAATCCACTTGATGTTCTCAACCTCCTATTTCGATTTAATCGACTTAGTCTCATTAGTGCTTGTCGGTTCATTCTCAACAGTTGAACTATTGACCCAAAATCCAAACAAAAAGCTCGCACCAAGTAATACCAAGTAGCTTGGGGATACAAAACTACACCATTTTGATGCGCTGCTAGATGCCGGCTCCTTCAAAGTAATCTCATCTAGCAGCGTACTCAAGTACCAGTCTAGTTCCGTCTTGGCATCTTCAATTTGAGCTTGGAGAGAACACAGGTCTTTTCCCTTCGAAAAAATATAGACGTTTGTCTGCTCGACCTGGTCATCACAATGTTCTTTAACCCAGCTTTTAAATGACTGAAACTTGTCGTATGCGACGATGATTGTCTGAATTTCTTCTACACTTAGAACCGCAAGTTCACCTACGAGCGCGCTATAGATTTCGTCCCTCTCAGGCATAGAGAACCTGTAAGGGGCTTCAGGTCTATTGAGCGTGTCGGTCTTCTTAACTTCTGGTACTAGCAGTTCGAGATCGATTGCCTCGTCAGGTTCGACGCGCAATTCTTCAATGGTCTTCCAGTCAGGGGTGATCCACTTACGCAGTTGGATATCTTCGTCTCTTAGGAAGCCTGAGATAACTGAAAGTTCAGCAGAAAGTGCTCCCTTCAAGGAACGACGCTTGACCTCTAAGTCCCTTTCATGACGTGCTTTATCCAGCTGCGTAGCGTGAGCGAGCTGCTCTCGGAGACGTCGGCCTGTTGTCCACACCGTCAGCAAGACACCAAAAAACGCTAAGCCCCCACCAATTAGGTGCTGAAACTTAGCTGGATCTTCCTTTAAACCCTGTCCAATTGCCGACAGCACAACACCAACATTTGCAAAAAATTCGGTCACGAAAAATCACTCCAATGAATTCTGAGGGTGAGCAACGAACCAAGCACCCTCTTCCCAATCAAACCCATGCCAAGCGAGTCTGTCGACGCCATTGAACACAAACACGGTATCGTTGTAGTTCACGGCAATGCTCTCAAAAAGCCACCAAAATAGAGACATCGCAAGTTAGGCCGCCCCAGAAACGAAAAAGCCCCGCTCGATGGCGGGGCTTTCGTCTTTGAGGTTATGCCAGCTTCATCGAAGCGACTTGAGCGCTCCGACGCCCGTGCCGACATAGAATAGCCACCGGATCATATCCCCGGCCCACTCCTGCATTTGCGGGGTTGGCAGATCTGCGACAGACCAAGTGAATCCGAAGATGCTGTCGAGAATGACTGCGCTCCACCATGCGGCCAAGGGTACGAGGAAGAGCGCAGCGAACAGCCAAAACCACGGAAAAGCGAGCTTGGCGCGATTGTAGTCGGCCATGATCTGGGCTTCTTTCACGGCCTCACGGGCCAGCTCTACAGTCGTTTGGCTCCTGAGCTTCTCGCGGTCGTTTTGAAGCTCAGCGCGGCGCTCCAAATGGCTGATGGCTTTGTCCACCATACCGCCGAACCCCATGCGCATGAGGAATGCGATCAAGCCGGTCATGCCGCAGCCTCCTGCGAGCGCAGGAAGTACAGAGCGGCGGTCACAGCAGCAATCAGAAGCACAGCGGCCAAGGCGTAGGCAACAGGGCCTTGAAGCTGTGTGAGGGCGATTGCGCCGCCGCCCAAAGCGCCGCCATTGGTCCACCCCTTACCAGACGTGATCAACTCCTTGACCGTGGCAGACAGGCTCCGTTCACCGTCTTCGGCGCGGGCCCCCGAACCATCCTCGCGATAGGACGGCGCGTGAATGACGGCAAGTTCACGATGGAGGTAGACAGCGCGATCGATCACGCCGGTGTCGCGCGCCTGAACGCCGAGGCTTTCCCCCATCACCCGGCGTGTCCAGCCGCGGCCAAACGTGCCCCAGTGGCGCAGCTTCTTCAGCCAGGAGAACCGAGCCTGACAGATAGACTGGATCAACCCTTCGACGTCCGCGCGGTCTACGGCTTCCATGGTGTTCACCCCGACAATCCCATCAGCCTTGACGCCCAGCTGGCGCTGCATGAACTTCACAGCGCGCGAAACACCGCTGTTTACCGCGAAGTCAAAGACGCAGTAGTCCAAGCCCCCGGGAAGCTCATCGCCACCCACCTTGTCCCAGTATTGGCTGCGATAGATCGCCTTCACTTCTTCCATGGTGATCAGTTTCACGCTGCGAGATGACAGCTGACGACGCCGCAGATCGGCATCATATGTGCGCTGGGTGACGCCCATATTCGTTGCTCCCCCCGGATCCTTGGGGTGGTTCACATAACCGCCTTCATGGGCCAGAACCCAATCAAGGCTTCGGTCGAAGTTCTTCTGCATTCTAGCCTCCGCTGATCGTGAATGTGTTGCTGGTGCGCCTGATCTCGCGTGCCCTGCCCTGCGTCGGATGGATGCGCCAGAGAGTGTTCACACGGTATTCCCCCGGTGGCAGGAGGAGCGGATCCGCCCACGTCCACCAACAGAGGTCGAGCTTGTCCGGCAGCTGGTTTTCCGGCCGATAGTCATTGGCGCCCTGAAAGGTGCGATAGGTGGCCCAACCATAGGATGCGCGCCCCATGATGGTAACGGTCCAGGCGGCCTTAAATGGCCGGTTGATCTCGCGATCAAACTGCATTTCCGGACACTCGCCGGATGCAGCGTCGGCAACGCGCACCTCCCCAGCCTGAAACCACCAGCTCGCGGGTAGCGCACTGGTCATAAGGCTCAGCGCAAGCACGGCGCCCCAAGCCCCGACGATAAACTTGCCCCACGTCATTTCTTGTTCCCCCGCAGAAGTCGGACGGCATCCTCAATGCCAAGAGACAGGATCTGTCGGGCGATATGCTCACCGGTCAGCGCGATCAGAGCGCAAACTGCGTAGGTGTAGACCTCGCCATCAAGCTCCAGCCAATCCATAAGCGGCTCAGTGAACACCAGAGCGCAGCAGATCGCTGACGCGGTGGTGGTGATAGCCCCGAATAGGGTGATTTGGGGCGAGGCGCGCAGCTTCAGCAGGATTGCCGCCGCCATAGCCAGCCAGAATTCAATCGCAAACAGCAGGTCTTTCACGGTTGCTCATCTCCATTTGTGGATAGTGACGGCCAGAACCATTGCCAGCCTGCGGATGCGCGAGACGCCAGCGGCGCGCAGCGCTTCGGAAAAGGGTGCAGCCGCGCTGACCCGCCCCCAACCGAGCCGGTGGAGGGCGTAATCATGCAGCGCAGCAGCTTTCAGATAGCGGGGATCGTGCCGGTCGAAGATCCACCCGGCCCAGCGAGGAATCGAGACGTCAAAGGCAAAGCCCGGAGGCACGTAAATAAAGAGACCGGAGCCCTTGGCTCCAATCTCCCATGCGAGTTCAGTTGTGGTGAAGTATCCGTCCCCGTGGCGGATGTACCAGTTACTGCGGCCAATACCCGTCATTGGCGTAGTCTGCCGGGATGCCGCCTTGCGTGTCCTTCAGCGCCCAACTCGCGGCATAGACCTGTTCGATCCAGGCAGAGCCCAAGGACCACATTTCAAGCACCTGTGCGGGCGTCAGAACGTGGTCGGCGTTCTCAGCGTCCCTGAAGGTGGTCTGGTGTGTTGTATCGCCTTGGGAGAGTCGAAGCTGCGCAGCGAAGGCAAGGCCCTGCAGGTTGCGCGTGTCTTCGTCGCGCCCAGAGAGGGCCACAGGGCCGTGGCCGGTGACAGTGACAGTCGTGCCCGCTACGAGGCGTCGGGCGCGTTCGGCGTTTACATCATCGGTTGTTGGTGGGGGCGGCGCAGGGGGCGTGAACGCCTGCCCGTCCCAAAGATCCCCAATGCGCGCACCTCCCGCACCAACCCAGTTATACGCAAGTGGCGCATCGGCCTTTGCGATGTTCACTACAACACCGTTTTCAATGATTGCGTATTTCATGATTACCAACTCCATACCCGAACACGACCATCGCCGCCGTCGCCGCCC
This window contains:
- a CDS encoding DUF1353 domain-containing protein, translating into MTGIGRSNWYIRHGDGYFTTTELAWEIGAKGSGLFIYVPPGFAFDVSIPRWAGWIFDRHDPRYLKAAALHDYALHRLGWGRVSAAAPFSEALRAAGVSRIRRLAMVLAVTIHKWR
- a CDS encoding LysR substrate-binding domain-containing protein, which gives rise to MATRHTRIVERALTRLKLRQLRLLVAVGQHGSIQNAARDLNISQPAATKMIQDLEVDFEVKLFERTNRGVVPTVFGDSLIRHGKLIFAQVSNAAQELDDLNEGNSGRVVVGTLLAASPSLLPMAVERVLQDRPKVAIKIVEGTHEVLMPGLLSGEIDMVVGRLPSHRHRENITQEKFFDERILAVAGPQHPLACESNLTFDDIRPHGWILPPIETTLRRQTDQFFIRQDQYMPQTAIESVSYLANRALLRSHDFIGLMPAHVAALDIENGLLKPLDWVVPFGAGPVGVSFRGQQSLSPAGGALLAALHAAAAEIARLTPAS
- a CDS encoding MFS transporter; the protein is MINMLASVWALLAGVVLIMLGNGMHFTLMGLRGGVEGFSSAELSIVTSGYFLGFLSGARFTPLLIQRVGHVRVFAALGSFISAALIAFTLWVEPWTWTLLRILIGFCMSGIYVVAESWLNNSTSNENRGKMLSAYMLAQTLGIIGAQGLLTLGDAANAALFIGASILVSISFAPILLSIQPAPLVEVTKPGGLKDLFAASPLGTAGIFVLGSIYASQSGMGAVFGSEIGLSANQIALFVAMLFGGALFMQVPIGWLSDRLDRRKVICGTAALGAAACGLGWLAQSPPAWLGVDPLVPIMAAAFLAGGMTTPLYALLLAYTNDNVAAEDMPAISGGLVFTFGLGAIIGPIAVGLAMNATGPFAFWMVLGAAFLMITLYALYRMSQSEATPVSETDAYVNLVPSATIVAVEDATTWAAENADVDPSEP
- a CDS encoding NAD-dependent succinate-semialdehyde dehydrogenase, whose amino-acid sequence is MRNYPDLKLFIGGTWRDTPETLSVVNPATEEELGRLPCARISDLEDALAAAQKGLEIWRNTPPRSRADLILRAARLLRDRQEEIAQSITAEHGKPLAQARLEVIRGAEFFEWDAAEAMRTYGRVIPSAAGTKISVHHHPIGVVAAFSPWNFPMSQPARKIAGALASGCSLILKAAEETPAGAIHIVRAFQDAGLPDGVLNLVFGRPAEISAYLIPQPCVRLVALTGSTAVGRQLTALAAQSDTRVLMELGGHAPVIVCEDTDVQKAALSGAIRKMRNAGQVCTSPTRFFVHQDIFDEFATTFTQRAAATRVGNGMHDGIEMGPTANARRIPVLTDLVNDALAQGATLCTGGTRVGERGYFFAPTVLTHVPDSARIMREEPFGPIAVLNTVRNLDEAIAQANAVDYGLAGYAFTNRADYIARMIDEVEVGNFSINTLEASLPETPFGGVKSSGYGREGGTEGLESYLTTRNVWQSSDIT
- a CDS encoding glycoside hydrolase family 108 protein; the protein is MQKNFDRSLDWVLAHEGGYVNHPKDPGGATNMGVTQRTYDADLRRRQLSSRSVKLITMEEVKAIYRSQYWDKVGGDELPGGLDYCVFDFAVNSGVSRAVKFMQRQLGVKADGIVGVNTMEAVDRADVEGLIQSICQARFSWLKKLRHWGTFGRGWTRRVMGESLGVQARDTGVIDRAVYLHRELAVIHAPSYREDGSGARAEDGERSLSATVKELITSGKGWTNGGALGGGAIALTQLQGPVAYALAAVLLIAAVTAALYFLRSQEAAA
- a CDS encoding DUF4376 domain-containing protein is translated as MKYAIIENGVVVNIAKADAPLAYNWVGAGGARIGDLWDGQAFTPPAPPPPTTDDVNAERARRLVAGTTVTVTGHGPVALSGRDEDTRNLQGLAFAAQLRLSQGDTTHQTTFRDAENADHVLTPAQVLEMWSLGSAWIEQVYAASWALKDTQGGIPADYANDGYWPQ
- a CDS encoding calcium-binding protein; translated protein: MANAYLQSLHTSASLRQLLQLRPFEAPVSSEMGDSRIELEAENGTRLVLDGSFSSEDEGSWVIYALALYDGADTLVSISDMALSYEDFFAANGRERLNMVFEGADEITSNLGSGLRMNFQAGDDVITLGFGDDVINGGRGNDTVSAGAGNDTINGNAGRDQINGHDGDDVLTGGGGRDKLNGGVGNDVLSGNAGRDKLVGGTGNDTLSGGADDDVLRGGTGDDVLTGGAGADVFKFRANDHTNVITDFEVGVDHIEVLKGARGMRGVDFEQIGDDVAVYFGNVTVIVQDTTVELMDDSDNFLF